The following proteins are encoded in a genomic region of Thiomicrospira sp. R3:
- a CDS encoding SlyX family protein, translated as MNETQPGLVGELNNKIMDLEIRLSYQDETLEAMEKTLADQHQSIQGLTRKLNLLGEYLRSLKEHPIKPLSEELPPPHY; from the coding sequence ATGAATGAAACACAACCAGGCCTGGTTGGCGAGTTAAATAATAAAATAATGGATCTAGAAATTAGATTAAGTTACCAAGACGAAACGCTGGAGGCAATGGAAAAAACCCTTGCCGACCAACATCAATCCATTCAAGGTTTAACAAGAAAGTTAAACCTTTTAGGCGAATACCTTAGAAGCTTAAAAGAGCATCCGATTAAGCCTTTAAGTGAAGAGCTACCGCCCCCTCATTATTGA
- a CDS encoding monovalent cation:proton antiporter-2 (CPA2) family protein, which yields MHTVLQENILMAVVLLLGLAVLTVSVARRLHFPPILSYILVGVIVGPGGFSLIQDESNVRFLAEFGIVFLLFTIGLEFSIAQMRAMRNIVFGLGSLQVLVTGALAYLIGWLLDFDNHTNIVIASVVVMSSTAIAIKQLSAQGEIQSRHARNAIGVSIFQDIASIPLLILFSALAFSQDDSSLGEALGISFLKGVFVVILMLVLGRYLLRPLFHEVAAAKSTELFMLTVLLVALGAATFTEQIGLSLTLGAFLAGMMLGETQFRHQIESDIRPFQDILLGLFFITVGMMIMPSLIWDNLAIILLATVGIILLKALVIYGLMRIFFRATSSGVAIRTAVTLAQVGEFGLVLIALGFSYQLLDNDVGQLVLSASVLSMMLAPFLVKFNGRIANLLSFDYVKEKRDMETHIELDNEYLKDHVIVCGFGRVGQITTRFLRKANQAYIALDLDATRLKEAQLAGENVYYGDAAKPDILVAAKIDKAKVIIITHHDYHLALKTLRSIRSLDPSIPVLVRIPDDEHADELVAAGATEVIPDYFESSIMLASHLLLMLGHPPSQVLRETRQARADRYTLLSNFYPGESDLSTGSPLAHGGVIHAVKLDESAYAIGKRLHEFPFEDYDVRVDAVKRGSVRGENPDERTRLRPDDTLIISGLPEAVETIDRILKTGK from the coding sequence ATGCATACGGTGTTACAAGAAAATATTCTAATGGCGGTGGTACTTTTGTTGGGACTCGCTGTCCTGACCGTTTCTGTCGCTCGCCGTTTACATTTTCCACCAATCCTAAGCTATATTCTGGTAGGCGTTATTGTCGGGCCTGGGGGCTTTAGTCTAATACAAGACGAAAGCAACGTTCGCTTTCTAGCTGAATTCGGCATTGTATTTCTTCTTTTCACCATTGGGCTTGAGTTTTCTATCGCACAAATGCGCGCCATGCGTAATATTGTTTTTGGACTGGGTAGCTTACAGGTTCTTGTCACAGGCGCATTGGCCTATTTAATCGGCTGGTTACTCGACTTCGATAATCACACCAATATTGTCATCGCCAGCGTCGTCGTTATGTCCTCAACCGCGATTGCGATAAAACAACTCAGCGCACAGGGTGAAATTCAATCCCGCCATGCACGTAATGCTATAGGTGTGTCGATCTTTCAGGATATCGCCTCGATCCCCCTCCTTATTTTATTTTCCGCACTGGCCTTTAGCCAAGACGATTCGTCTTTAGGTGAAGCGCTGGGCATTTCGTTTTTAAAGGGCGTGTTTGTTGTTATCTTAATGCTAGTATTGGGTCGTTATTTACTTCGCCCCTTATTTCATGAAGTCGCCGCAGCGAAATCCACTGAACTCTTTATGCTTACCGTCTTGCTCGTTGCATTAGGCGCAGCCACCTTTACTGAACAAATTGGCCTTTCTCTGACCCTAGGCGCTTTTTTAGCCGGCATGATGCTAGGCGAAACTCAGTTTCGTCACCAAATTGAGTCGGATATTCGTCCATTTCAAGACATCTTACTTGGCTTATTTTTTATCACTGTTGGCATGATGATCATGCCCAGCCTAATTTGGGATAATCTAGCTATTATTTTACTGGCCACAGTCGGCATTATACTGCTCAAAGCGCTAGTTATTTACGGCTTAATGCGTATTTTCTTTAGGGCGACCAGCAGTGGTGTCGCCATCAGAACAGCCGTAACCTTGGCACAGGTCGGCGAATTTGGTCTAGTTTTGATTGCATTGGGATTCTCCTACCAATTACTCGACAATGATGTAGGACAACTAGTGCTATCTGCATCGGTATTAAGCATGATGTTGGCCCCTTTCCTCGTTAAGTTTAATGGTCGTATTGCCAACCTTCTGAGTTTTGATTATGTTAAAGAAAAGCGTGATATGGAAACCCATATTGAACTGGATAATGAATACCTTAAAGACCATGTGATTGTTTGCGGCTTTGGCCGCGTCGGTCAAATAACCACACGCTTTTTACGCAAGGCAAATCAAGCCTACATCGCGCTTGATCTTGATGCCACACGTTTAAAAGAAGCGCAACTTGCGGGTGAAAATGTTTACTATGGTGATGCCGCTAAACCGGATATTCTTGTCGCAGCAAAAATTGACAAAGCTAAGGTGATTATCATCACCCACCATGATTACCATTTAGCCCTAAAAACCTTACGCTCTATTCGCTCACTCGACCCGAGCATACCGGTACTGGTTCGTATCCCTGATGATGAGCATGCTGACGAACTGGTTGCAGCGGGTGCAACGGAGGTCATCCCCGATTATTTTGAATCCAGCATCATGCTTGCCTCTCACCTCCTATTAATGCTGGGGCACCCTCCAAGCCAGGTGTTAAGAGAAACCCGTCAAGCGCGTGCCGACCGCTATACGCTGCTATCGAACTTTTATCCTGGCGAAAGTGATTTAAGTACGGGCTCTCCGCTCGCTCATGGCGGCGTGATTCATGCAGTCAAACTGGATGAAAGCGCTTATGCCATAGGAAAACGCCTGCACGAATTCCCTTTTGAAGACTACGATGTTCGTGTTGATGCTGTTAAACGTGGTTCTGTTCGTGGTGAAAACCCAGATGAACGCACACGACTGCGTCCCGACGACACCCTAATCATTTCAGGATTGCCAGAAGCCGTTGAAACGATAGATCGAATTCTAAAAACAGGTAAATAG
- the nadC gene encoding carboxylating nicotinate-nucleotide diphosphorylase produces the protein MNHYFADLTKNVQHALAEDLGAADLTAELIAENTQARARVIVREKAIICGQAWFNEVFKQLDDTVLISWQCEDGDSVAENQLLCEIQGSARSILTAERTALNFMQTLSATATLTAQYVAALGETTTQLLDTRKTLPGLRLAQKYAVKCGGGRNHRLGLYDAILIKENHIIACGGLEKAVKKAKQLHPGVQVEVETENLDEVKQALNAQADIIMLDNFSHEMIRQAVALNQGQAKLEVSGNIEIDQLKSLANTGVDFISTGAITKHLRAIDLSMRFEFS, from the coding sequence ATGAACCATTACTTTGCAGATTTAACAAAAAATGTCCAACATGCGCTTGCTGAAGATCTAGGTGCAGCTGATTTAACGGCTGAACTTATTGCCGAAAACACACAAGCAAGGGCACGTGTAATTGTGCGTGAAAAAGCCATTATTTGCGGCCAAGCCTGGTTCAATGAGGTGTTTAAACAGCTTGACGACACGGTGTTAATTTCATGGCAGTGTGAAGATGGCGATTCGGTGGCAGAAAATCAATTGCTCTGCGAAATCCAAGGATCAGCTCGCTCCATTTTAACAGCCGAACGCACTGCATTAAATTTTATGCAAACCTTAAGTGCCACGGCGACACTAACTGCACAGTATGTTGCGGCATTGGGTGAAACAACCACTCAACTATTAGACACCCGTAAAACCTTGCCGGGTTTACGCTTGGCGCAAAAATATGCGGTCAAATGTGGCGGTGGCCGCAACCATCGCTTGGGCTTATATGATGCGATACTGATTAAAGAGAACCATATTATCGCCTGTGGAGGCTTAGAAAAAGCCGTAAAAAAAGCCAAACAACTCCACCCAGGCGTGCAGGTTGAAGTGGAAACCGAAAACCTTGATGAAGTTAAACAGGCGTTAAATGCACAAGCAGATATTATTATGCTAGATAACTTTAGCCACGAAATGATTCGCCAAGCCGTCGCGCTAAACCAAGGGCAAGCCAAACTCGAAGTATCTGGCAACATAGAAATCGATCAACTCAAAAGCCTTGCCAATACGGGTGTTGACTTTATCTCTACAGGTGCTATTACCAAACACCTACGCGCAATTGACTTATCAATGCGTTTTGAGTTTTCATAA
- the ampD gene encoding 1,6-anhydro-N-acetylmuramyl-L-alanine amidase AmpD — MPYHIDSGRLKEAQWIASPNFDSRPPGLVIDLIVVHGISLPPCQFGTGGIEQLFTNQLDSAAHPYYKTLEGLRVSAHLVIKRDGSIVQFVDFNQRAWHAGLSSYQGRSGCNDFSIGIELEGADDICYTAIQYQQLALCIQALFRAYPTIPKPAIVGHSDIAPGRKTDPGPLFNWQALAKLLSN; from the coding sequence ATGCCTTACCATATTGACTCAGGCCGCTTAAAAGAAGCACAATGGATAGCAAGTCCAAATTTTGATAGTCGACCACCAGGCCTGGTTATAGATTTAATTGTGGTTCATGGAATCAGTCTGCCACCATGTCAGTTTGGCACCGGGGGGATAGAGCAGCTTTTTACAAACCAACTTGACTCAGCAGCGCATCCTTACTATAAAACCTTGGAGGGGTTAAGGGTGTCTGCGCATTTAGTGATTAAGCGAGACGGTTCAATAGTTCAATTCGTTGATTTTAATCAGCGCGCATGGCATGCAGGTCTGTCGAGTTATCAGGGGCGTTCTGGTTGTAATGATTTTTCAATTGGCATTGAGTTAGAGGGCGCGGATGATATTTGTTATACCGCGATTCAATATCAACAGCTAGCCTTGTGCATTCAGGCTTTATTTAGGGCTTATCCCACGATACCAAAACCAGCGATCGTTGGACATAGTGATATCGCGCCAGGTCGAAAAACCGATCCTGGGCCTTTATTTAATTGGCAGGCGCTCGCTAAACTGTTAAGTAATTAG
- a CDS encoding flavodoxin yields MEKIGLFYGTDTGNTERVADLIKQKLGADCVDVHDIAGAKKSDFDKYQKIILGQPTWYYGERQSSWDDFWDDFSSIDFTGKTVACFGLGDQADYAEYFIDAVGMMHDVVLENGGTPAGYWPTTGYEYDESKAATEDGEFFVGLAIDEDQQPELTDQRVNEWVEQIKAEMDIN; encoded by the coding sequence ATGGAAAAGATTGGCTTGTTTTACGGTACGGACACGGGGAATACTGAGCGTGTGGCAGATTTAATTAAGCAAAAACTAGGCGCTGATTGTGTCGATGTACACGATATTGCGGGCGCGAAAAAATCTGATTTTGACAAGTACCAAAAGATAATTTTAGGCCAACCGACTTGGTATTACGGTGAGCGCCAATCAAGCTGGGATGATTTTTGGGATGATTTTTCTTCTATTGATTTTACGGGCAAAACAGTTGCGTGTTTTGGCTTGGGCGATCAAGCAGACTATGCAGAGTACTTTATTGATGCAGTCGGCATGATGCATGATGTGGTTCTTGAAAATGGTGGAACTCCCGCAGGTTATTGGCCTACAACAGGCTATGAGTATGATGAATCGAAAGCGGCTACCGAAGATGGTGAGTTTTTTGTTGGTTTAGCTATTGATGAAGATCAGCAGCCAGAGTTAACCGATCAGCGTGTCAATGAGTGGGTTGAGCAAATAAAAGCGGAAATGGATATTAACTAA
- a CDS encoding YqiA/YcfP family alpha/beta fold hydrolase: MNPLPFSTKPSLIVYIHGYASSGLSSKARHYQQLFGKRHVYTPSLPTDTRLAVDSLEQSLELLMPNYEVGLIGSSLGGFLALFLANKFCLPAVLINPAIPPWHQKNSNNACLKSINSERFDWLPEHLKRLEPYRVKSLSPLLRSRLLVLQQLDDEVLDAQLALEYLADVACCVSKGGGHRFSNIADYDHPVSRFFQPFLSGMLK; this comes from the coding sequence GTGAATCCTTTACCCTTTTCGACTAAACCCAGCCTAATTGTGTATATTCATGGCTATGCGTCTAGTGGTTTAAGCAGTAAAGCACGTCATTACCAACAACTCTTTGGTAAGCGCCATGTTTATACTCCCAGCTTACCAACAGATACACGGTTAGCTGTTGATTCACTTGAGCAAAGCCTAGAACTCTTAATGCCAAACTATGAAGTTGGCTTAATCGGTTCCTCTTTAGGTGGTTTTTTGGCATTATTTTTAGCCAATAAATTTTGTCTTCCTGCTGTGCTTATCAATCCTGCCATTCCTCCCTGGCATCAAAAAAACAGCAACAATGCCTGTTTGAAATCGATTAATTCTGAGCGTTTTGACTGGTTACCCGAGCATCTAAAACGACTGGAACCTTATCGTGTTAAAAGCCTATCTCCTCTATTACGCTCCCGTTTACTCGTGTTGCAGCAATTGGATGATGAAGTGTTGGATGCGCAACTGGCGCTTGAGTATTTAGCCGATGTAGCTTGTTGTGTGTCTAAAGGGGGTGGGCATAGGTTTAGTAATATTGCTGATTACGATCACCCGGTTAGCAGGTTTTTTCAGCCTTTTTTATCTGGCATGCTAAAATAA
- the minC gene encoding septum site-determining protein MinC: protein MNQVIALKGSVLSLSVLKVFSDDFTEVKQVLAQKVAQAPDFFKALPIVIEPEIAPLAPTFLAQLVELLHQNNMMPVGVRTADATLIEQAEYAGLAVFEPVKASSEKATQETKPVKSVKEMDDKPDQGALLIDSAVRSGQQVYAKGRDLIVKSSINPGAEVVSDGHIHVYGKAKGKLFAGSSGNRQARIFVQQLDAEMVCIAGLYQMAEDIKPEYKQGWVEICLQQDRLVFNLL from the coding sequence ATGAATCAAGTGATTGCCTTAAAAGGTTCCGTGTTGTCGCTCTCGGTGCTCAAGGTGTTTAGCGATGATTTTACAGAGGTTAAACAGGTTTTAGCCCAGAAAGTGGCGCAAGCTCCGGATTTTTTTAAGGCGTTGCCTATTGTTATTGAGCCTGAAATAGCTCCTTTGGCGCCCACTTTTTTAGCTCAATTGGTTGAGTTGCTGCATCAAAATAATATGATGCCAGTAGGCGTTCGCACAGCGGATGCCACTCTAATTGAACAGGCTGAGTATGCAGGCCTGGCGGTGTTTGAACCTGTTAAAGCGTCGAGCGAAAAAGCGACACAAGAAACTAAGCCAGTTAAATCAGTTAAAGAAATGGATGACAAACCTGATCAGGGCGCATTGTTGATTGATTCAGCGGTGCGTTCTGGGCAGCAGGTTTATGCTAAAGGGCGTGATTTAATTGTTAAATCATCTATTAATCCAGGTGCAGAAGTGGTTTCAGATGGGCATATTCATGTTTATGGTAAAGCAAAAGGCAAGCTTTTTGCTGGGAGTAGCGGTAATCGTCAAGCCCGTATTTTTGTACAACAGCTGGATGCCGAAATGGTTTGTATCGCGGGTTTATACCAAATGGCGGAAGACATTAAGCCTGAGTATAAGCAAGGATGGGTTGAAATTTGCTTGCAGCAGGACAGGTTAGTATTTAATTTATTATAA
- the minD gene encoding septum site-determining protein MinD, translating to MARVIVVTSGKGGVGKTTTSASFSAGLAKKGFKVAVIDFDVGLRNLDLIMGCERRVVYDFVNVVQGEASLKQALIKDKKVDNLYILAASQTRDKDALTFEGVGKVIEDLRAEGFDYVICDSPAGIEKGAQLALYFADEAIIVTNPEVSSVRDSDRILGILQAKSKRAIEGGDPIVEHLVLTRYNPNRVQAGEMLAMEDVVELLSIKLLGVVPESEDVLQASNSGMPVILTEGANASEAYKDIVDRFLGEDKPQRFISVEHKSLFKKWFGK from the coding sequence GTGGCACGTGTTATCGTAGTAACGTCAGGCAAAGGAGGGGTGGGTAAAACCACAACGAGTGCTAGTTTTTCGGCTGGTTTAGCAAAAAAAGGCTTTAAAGTCGCTGTCATTGACTTTGATGTTGGGCTGCGTAATTTAGATTTAATTATGGGGTGTGAGCGTCGAGTGGTGTACGATTTTGTTAATGTGGTTCAGGGTGAAGCGAGTCTAAAACAGGCACTTATAAAAGATAAAAAAGTTGATAATCTTTATATTCTTGCCGCTTCGCAAACGCGTGATAAAGATGCCTTAACCTTTGAAGGTGTGGGTAAGGTTATTGAGGACTTGCGTGCTGAGGGTTTTGATTATGTAATTTGCGATTCTCCAGCCGGCATTGAGAAAGGCGCTCAGCTTGCGCTTTATTTTGCCGATGAGGCTATTATTGTAACCAATCCTGAAGTTTCATCTGTACGTGACTCTGACCGTATTTTGGGTATCCTCCAGGCCAAGTCTAAACGTGCGATCGAAGGTGGCGATCCGATTGTTGAGCATTTGGTTTTAACGCGTTATAACCCTAACCGCGTTCAAGCGGGTGAAATGTTAGCCATGGAAGATGTGGTTGAGTTATTAAGCATTAAATTGCTTGGTGTTGTGCCCGAGTCGGAAGATGTGCTCCAAGCATCTAATTCAGGGATGCCGGTTATTCTCACCGAAGGGGCTAACGCTTCAGAAGCGTACAAGGATATTGTTGATCGCTTCTTAGGCGAAGATAAACCACAGCGTTTTATATCGGTTGAACATAAGAGCTTGTTTAAAAAATGGTTTGGGAAGTAA
- the minE gene encoding cell division topological specificity factor MinE, translated as MALLDYLLGQRRKNSANKAKDRLQILLAHERSQAKSPDYLPKMREEILAVIAKYVQIDEDNLKISLDEGNGFEVLELNLVLPESKS; from the coding sequence ATGGCGTTATTAGATTATTTACTCGGTCAGCGTAGAAAAAATTCTGCCAATAAGGCCAAAGACCGGTTGCAAATTTTGTTGGCGCATGAGCGCTCTCAGGCTAAGTCACCGGATTATTTACCTAAAATGCGTGAAGAGATCCTAGCGGTCATTGCCAAGTATGTCCAGATTGATGAAGATAATCTCAAAATTTCTTTAGATGAAGGAAATGGTTTTGAGGTATTAGAGTTAAATTTGGTTTTGCCTGAAAGTAAAAGTTAA
- a CDS encoding CsiV family protein, with protein sequence MKKLFSSLIMLVLFQSGLVMANPLQGAKVQVEVIIFQSLALRGWTEEYWPDFDGITSIADTIRLGEPNNYAQLIEPSKYSLVEEVSKMTTDRGYDVLAHFAWQQPLQSNQLAIPVLIEPTIQSRRAETSPLLGKIRLFQERFIHAEVYLELDRQIPVRIRERFAEHQQIPADWLPDSWRFKIDESRRMRYGQLHYLDHPIFGVLIKVDRVTQ encoded by the coding sequence ATGAAAAAACTATTTTCAAGTCTAATAATGTTAGTGTTATTTCAATCAGGCCTGGTTATGGCTAACCCTTTGCAGGGCGCTAAGGTACAGGTCGAAGTTATCATTTTTCAATCCTTAGCATTGCGTGGCTGGACGGAGGAATATTGGCCTGATTTCGATGGCATTACCTCCATAGCAGATACGATTCGACTTGGTGAGCCTAACAACTACGCCCAACTTATTGAGCCCAGTAAATACAGTTTAGTTGAAGAAGTCAGTAAAATGACGACTGACCGGGGATATGATGTATTAGCCCACTTTGCTTGGCAACAACCCTTGCAATCCAATCAACTGGCTATACCGGTTTTAATAGAGCCCACTATCCAATCAAGACGTGCCGAAACCAGCCCGCTTCTAGGGAAAATTCGCCTCTTCCAGGAACGCTTTATTCATGCTGAAGTTTATCTAGAACTTGATCGCCAAATCCCGGTTAGAATAAGAGAGCGGTTTGCTGAACACCAACAAATACCGGCTGATTGGTTGCCAGACAGTTGGCGTTTTAAGATTGACGAGTCACGCCGCATGCGCTACGGCCAACTTCACTATCTTGACCACCCTATCTTCGGAGTCTTGATCAAAGTTGACCGTGTAACGCAATAA
- the mfd gene encoding transcription-repair coupling factor, whose amino-acid sequence MSQNLSLVDFKPIELKASRSHWGPLNLSEQALAIVQQAITAPGLVVLVCSDMAQANEMMELTQFFAPDTLTLLPLPEWETLPYDRFSPHQDIISERLKTLYQLPQTHKGLLIIPVASLLQKIAPAQFIQQHTLLLQVAQRIDSAQFASQLESAGYQRVSQVMEHGEFAIRGALIDLFPMGSRQPLRIDLFDDEIDTLRLFDVESQRTTGQIEQVELLPAKEYDFSETGIAQFRQAFREQFAGDGRSSALYKQVSEGENVGGLEYYLPLFHAQTATLFDYLPADALFFDTADLENAIEHNWQDFNERYEIGRYNPDYPLLAPNQLILSAPECLGQLKAFHRISLHSASEGKRFNARFDSQTLPDLRVDSHSDYPLAKLTAFIDRYAGQLAFCAESLGRRETLLNLLNKQRIQPKVFESWAELLQHRAECTAQQPGLVVGPLQESIHTRDFTLIAEAALLGQTVVQKRRRRTKHHEFDQAISNLVELEIGSPMVHIDHGVGRYLGLEKLALGGDEREFLMIGYAGGDKLYVPVSSLHLISRYTGASPETAPLHKLGTDKWDKAKRKAAEKVRDVAAELLDIYAQREAKQGYSYQLADEAYAQFCGGFGFEETYDQMQTIAAVVADMQSKKPMDRLVCGDVGFGKTEVAMRAAFVAAYDGKQVGILVPTTLLAQQHFENFKDRFANWPIRIEVLSRFQTAKQQSQVLQALADNKVDIIIGTHKLIQKDVVFSNLGLLIIDEEHRFGVRQKEQLKKLRAQVDVLTMTATPIPRTLNMAMNGIRDLSIIATPPAKRLSVQTFVQPWQEDIVREACLRELRRGGQVYLLFNQVDKIEHMAEKIQALIPDARVGVAHGQMHERELEKIMQDFYHRRFNILVCTTIIETGIDVPSANTIIIHRADKFGLAQLHQLRGRVGRSHHKAYAYMLTGDKASITEDAQKRLTAIAKHDTLGAGFMLASHDLEIRGAGELLGEGQSGQIHEIGFGLYSELLERAVNALRCGKQPELNADLSGGCEVDLGFASLIPEDYLPDIHSRLVFYKRIASAQDETQLHELEVEMIDRFGLLPEQVKNLFAVTRVKLLAAPIGIKKLDAGDTEIRIQFNNQPNIDALKLIQLIQTHPKRYQLKGQTELKVFDTMPDMKTRITTLEFALQSLGVEQ is encoded by the coding sequence ATGAGCCAAAATTTATCCCTTGTTGATTTTAAACCGATTGAACTCAAAGCTAGCCGCTCCCATTGGGGGCCACTTAATCTAAGTGAGCAAGCACTCGCGATAGTGCAACAAGCGATAACCGCACCAGGCCTGGTGGTGCTGGTGTGCTCTGATATGGCGCAAGCCAATGAAATGATGGAGCTGACGCAATTTTTTGCGCCGGACACGCTCACACTGTTGCCGCTTCCTGAATGGGAAACCCTGCCCTATGATCGTTTTTCACCCCACCAAGACATTATTTCTGAGCGCTTAAAAACCCTCTATCAATTGCCCCAAACCCATAAAGGGCTGTTGATTATTCCGGTAGCGAGTTTATTACAAAAAATCGCGCCCGCGCAGTTTATTCAGCAACACACTCTATTACTTCAAGTCGCTCAACGTATTGATAGCGCCCAGTTTGCCAGCCAACTTGAATCGGCGGGTTATCAACGGGTGAGCCAAGTGATGGAGCATGGTGAGTTTGCAATTCGCGGTGCTCTGATTGATTTGTTCCCGATGGGCAGCCGCCAGCCGCTGCGCATTGATTTGTTTGATGACGAAATCGACACGCTTCGCCTGTTTGATGTCGAGAGCCAACGTACTACCGGGCAAATCGAACAGGTTGAGCTGCTGCCCGCGAAGGAATACGACTTTAGCGAAACCGGCATTGCCCAATTTCGCCAAGCGTTCCGCGAGCAGTTTGCGGGCGATGGACGTAGCAGCGCTCTCTACAAACAAGTCAGCGAGGGCGAAAATGTCGGCGGATTAGAGTATTATCTGCCGCTGTTTCATGCGCAAACCGCCACCCTATTTGACTATCTACCCGCCGATGCGTTGTTTTTTGACACGGCGGATTTAGAAAACGCGATCGAGCACAATTGGCAAGACTTTAACGAGCGCTATGAGATTGGGCGCTATAACCCAGATTATCCGCTCTTAGCGCCCAATCAATTAATCCTAAGCGCCCCCGAATGCTTGGGACAACTTAAAGCCTTCCACCGCATAAGTCTGCACAGTGCTAGCGAAGGCAAGCGCTTTAATGCGAGATTTGATAGCCAAACCCTGCCCGACTTACGCGTTGATTCACATTCTGATTATCCCTTGGCGAAACTCACTGCATTTATTGATCGTTATGCGGGTCAATTGGCCTTCTGTGCAGAAAGCTTAGGACGACGTGAAACCCTGCTCAACCTGTTGAACAAGCAGCGTATTCAACCTAAGGTATTTGAATCCTGGGCAGAGCTTTTACAACACCGTGCTGAGTGCACCGCACAACAACCAGGCCTGGTTGTCGGGCCGTTGCAGGAATCCATCCACACACGCGATTTTACGTTAATTGCCGAGGCGGCTTTACTCGGTCAAACTGTGGTGCAAAAACGTCGCCGCCGCACCAAGCACCATGAGTTTGATCAGGCGATTAGTAATCTAGTTGAGCTAGAAATCGGCAGCCCAATGGTGCATATTGACCATGGTGTCGGTCGTTATCTAGGTTTAGAAAAACTGGCTTTGGGTGGTGATGAACGCGAGTTTTTAATGATTGGTTATGCCGGTGGCGACAAGCTGTATGTGCCGGTGAGCTCATTACACCTAATCAGCCGCTACACCGGTGCCAGCCCAGAAACCGCGCCGCTTCACAAACTCGGCACCGATAAATGGGATAAGGCCAAACGCAAAGCGGCTGAAAAAGTGCGCGATGTCGCCGCTGAACTGCTCGACATTTATGCGCAACGCGAAGCCAAACAAGGTTACAGCTATCAACTGGCGGATGAGGCTTATGCACAATTTTGTGGCGGCTTTGGGTTTGAAGAAACCTATGACCAAATGCAGACGATTGCCGCTGTGGTCGCGGATATGCAATCGAAAAAACCGATGGATCGTTTGGTCTGCGGTGATGTCGGTTTTGGTAAAACCGAAGTGGCGATGCGTGCAGCGTTTGTGGCGGCTTACGATGGCAAACAGGTCGGCATTCTCGTTCCCACCACCCTGCTTGCCCAACAGCATTTTGAAAATTTTAAAGATCGATTTGCTAACTGGCCGATTCGCATTGAAGTGTTATCACGCTTCCAAACCGCCAAACAACAAAGCCAAGTGCTCCAAGCCCTAGCGGATAACAAAGTGGACATTATTATCGGCACCCATAAACTGATTCAAAAAGATGTGGTGTTTAGCAATCTAGGGCTATTGATTATTGATGAAGAGCATCGATTTGGTGTGCGCCAAAAAGAGCAACTCAAAAAACTGCGTGCACAGGTCGATGTATTAACCATGACCGCCACGCCGATTCCTCGCACCTTGAACATGGCCATGAACGGTATTCGTGATTTATCGATTATCGCCACCCCACCGGCGAAGCGCCTGTCAGTGCAAACCTTTGTTCAGCCCTGGCAGGAAGATATCGTGCGAGAGGCCTGCTTGCGTGAATTACGCCGCGGCGGACAGGTGTATTTACTGTTCAATCAGGTGGATAAAATTGAACACATGGCTGAAAAGATCCAAGCACTGATTCCCGATGCGCGTGTTGGTGTGGCGCACGGTCAAATGCATGAACGTGAGCTGGAAAAAATCATGCAGGACTTTTATCATAGACGCTTCAACATTCTGGTCTGCACCACCATTATAGAAACCGGCATTGATGTGCCCAGCGCCAATACGATTATTATTCATCGTGCGGATAAATTCGGACTGGCTCAGCTGCATCAACTAAGAGGTCGCGTGGGGCGTTCTCATCACAAAGCCTATGCCTATATGCTCACCGGTGACAAGGCGAGTATTACCGAAGATGCCCAAAAACGCCTAACAGCGATCGCCAAGCACGACACACTGGGCGCAGGCTTTATGTTGGCCAGCCATGACCTAGAAATTCGTGGCGCAGGTGAATTATTAGGCGAAGGCCAATCAGGTCAAATCCACGAAATTGGCTTTGGCTTATACAGCGAACTTCTCGAACGCGCAGTCAATGCACTTCGTTGCGGTAAACAGCCTGAACTAAATGCGGATTTGAGTGGCGGTTGTGAGGTCGATTTGGGCTTTGCCTCACTGATTCCTGAGGATTATTTGCCCGACATTCATAGCCGGCTAGTGTTTTACAAACGCATCGCCAGCGCCCAAGACGAAACGCAATTGCATGAGCTGGAAGTCGAGATGATTGATCGGTTTGGTTTGTTACCTGAGCAGGTCAAAAACCTGTTTGCCGTGACACGTGTTAAACTGCTTGCGGCGCCGATTGGGATTAAAAAACTCGATGCGGGTGATACAGAAATTCGGATTCAATTTAATAACCAACCGAATATTGATGCGCTCAAACTTATTCAACTCATCCAAACTCACCCCAAACGTTATCAGCTAAAAGGTCAAACAGAACTCAAGGTTTTCGATACAATGCCAGATATGAAAACCCGAATTACTACGTTAGAGTTTGCTCTGCAAAGCCTAGGTGTTGAACAATAA